From Virgibacillus natechei, the proteins below share one genomic window:
- a CDS encoding thiolase family protein — MREAVIVEAVRTPVGKRNGSLSGIRAEELAAKPLKEVIKRAGVSSELVEDVIMGCVSQVGEQAFDIARQAALIADYPVEVPGTTIDRQCGSSQQAVHFASQAIISGDMDVVVAGGIENMSRVPIGSNMQGVKLSEALTSKYEMINQGLSADRIADKWGFSRKQMDEFSLESHQKAVAARNDGRFEKEIMPLEVTLPDGEQAVIKDDEGPRENSTLEKLGTLKPAFAEDGKITAANSSQISDGAVAILMMSREKAEELGLKPKFRVIARSVVGSDPSLMLTGPIPATEKVLLKAGLSIEDIDIFEVNEAFASVPLAWLKETGADPKKLNPNGGAIALGHPLGASGGRLMVTMMNELERTGKRYGLQTMCEGHGMANATIIERIE; from the coding sequence ATGCGCGAAGCAGTAATCGTAGAGGCAGTCCGAACTCCAGTAGGAAAACGCAACGGATCACTTAGCGGCATTCGAGCGGAGGAACTAGCGGCAAAACCGCTCAAGGAAGTGATAAAAAGAGCTGGTGTTTCATCGGAATTAGTGGAGGACGTCATTATGGGGTGTGTTTCCCAAGTGGGGGAGCAGGCTTTTGATATTGCGAGGCAAGCAGCATTGATCGCCGATTATCCAGTGGAAGTTCCAGGAACAACAATTGACCGACAATGTGGTTCCAGTCAGCAAGCTGTTCACTTTGCCTCACAGGCAATTATTAGCGGGGATATGGATGTAGTGGTTGCTGGTGGCATTGAGAATATGTCACGTGTGCCAATCGGTTCAAACATGCAAGGTGTGAAACTGAGTGAGGCATTGACATCCAAGTACGAAATGATTAATCAGGGCTTATCTGCAGATCGAATTGCAGATAAATGGGGATTCAGCCGGAAACAGATGGATGAATTTTCACTGGAAAGTCATCAAAAGGCGGTGGCTGCCAGAAACGATGGGCGATTTGAAAAAGAAATCATGCCATTGGAGGTGACACTTCCAGATGGGGAGCAGGCGGTAATCAAGGATGACGAAGGTCCAAGAGAAAATTCCACGTTGGAAAAGCTTGGCACACTTAAACCTGCTTTTGCGGAAGATGGGAAAATAACAGCTGCCAACTCCAGTCAAATCAGTGATGGAGCGGTCGCCATTCTGATGATGTCACGTGAGAAAGCAGAGGAACTTGGACTTAAACCGAAATTTCGTGTAATTGCTCGTTCTGTTGTAGGATCGGATCCATCATTAATGCTGACAGGGCCAATCCCTGCAACAGAAAAAGTGTTGTTGAAAGCAGGGCTCTCGATTGAGGATATCGATATTTTCGAAGTGAATGAGGCATTTGCTTCCGTACCACTTGCCTGGTTAAAAGAAACCGGAGCTGATCCGAAAAAATTAAATCCAAATGGTGGTGCGATTGCACTTGGTCATCCACTTGGAGCAAGTGGTGGACGATTGATGGTAACAATGATGAATGAACTGGAACGAACAGGAAAGCGCTACGGTCTACAAACCATGTGCGAGGGACACGGCATGGCAAACGCCACCATTATCGAAAGAATAGAGTAG